In one window of Tenrec ecaudatus isolate mTenEca1 chromosome 3, mTenEca1.hap1, whole genome shotgun sequence DNA:
- the C1QTNF7 gene encoding complement C1q tumor necrosis factor-related protein 7 — translation MSSEAAHLCSLESKIPAVRRAWEHQPKMFVLLYVTSFAICASGQPRGNQFKGENYSPRYICSIPGLPGPPGPTGANGSPGHHGRIGLPGRDGRDGRKGEKGEKGAPGLKGKTGPLGLAGEKGDQGETGKKGPLGPEGEKGEIGPVGSPGPKGDRGDQGDPGPRGVCRCGSIVLKSAFSVGITTSYPEERLPIIFNKVLFNEGEHYNPATGKFICAFPGIYYFSYDITLANKHLAIGLVHNGQYRIRTFDANTGNHDVASGSTVIYLQPEDEVWLEIFFRDQNGLFSDPGWADSLFSGFLLYVDTDYLDSISEDDEL, via the exons AACCGAAGATGTTTGTCTTGCTCTATGTCACAAGTTTTGCCATCTGTGCAAGCGGCCAGCCTCGGGGTAACCAGTTCAAAGGAGAGAACTACTCCCCGAGATATATCTGCAGCATCCCCGGCTTACCTGGACCGCCAGGTCCCACAGGAGCAAATGGTTCCCCTGGGCACCACGGTCGGATCGGCCTTCCCGGAAGGGATGGGCGAGATGGCAGGAAAGGAGAGAAGGGCGAAAAGGGAGCTCCAG gtttgaaagggAAGACTGGACCCCTAGGCCTTGCTGGAGAGAAAGGGGACCAAGgagagactgggaagaaaggaccCCTGGGGccggagggagagaaaggagaaatagGTCCCGTTGGGTCTCCTGGACCAAAGGGAGACAGAGGTGACCAAGGGGACCCAGGCCCACGTGGAGTCTGCAGGTGCGGAAGCATCGTGCTCAAATCGGCCTTTTCTGTTGGCATCACGACCAGTTACCCGGAAGAAAGGCTACCAATTATATTTAACAAGGTTCTCTTCAATGAGGGTGAGCACTACAACCCTGCCACTGGCAAGTTCATCTGTGCCTTCCCAGGGATCTATTACTTTTCTTATGATATCACGTTGGCGAACAAGCACCTGGCGATTGGGCTGGTGCACAACGGGCAATACAGGATAAGGACCTTCGACGCCAACACGGGGAATCATGATGTGGCTTCCGGGTCTACAGTCATCTACCTTCAACCAGAGGATGAGGTCTGGCTGGAGATCTTCTTCAGAGACCAGAATGGCCTCTTCTCAGACCCAGGTTGGGCAGACAGCTTGTTCTCTGGATTTCTCTTATATGTGGACACGGATTATCTAGATTCCATATCAGAAGATGATGAACTGTGA